Sequence from the Amaranthus tricolor cultivar Red isolate AtriRed21 chromosome 1, ASM2621246v1, whole genome shotgun sequence genome:
taatattttattttagtcttttttttaatatttttattttgactaaTATCTCCACCATTTTCTTTAAATCTATTCTTCAcacgtttttttcatttttttaatcttatctatactatttaattttttcaaccattttcttaattaaaGTGCAATTATGGGCTGTTGCAATTTCTTGGCAAGAAAGAAGTGATGATTTTAAGACTAAAAAAGCTAATCActttcactttaaaattgtaatgaaTTATTTTAAGGTCATAACTTATCACTTTAAACCTGTAAATATACAATGGACCATCCTTAAAGAAATTTGTCTCACCATACAACTTGAGAATGTGTGATAGAAGTATAATGAGACGGTCTTAAGATGAAACTATCAAAGTCGATCTTAAAGTGATTTAGAGAATTTGACTAATTATATGATATCGTATCAGAGTGACACAGTCTCATACAATTTGTTGAGATAtaagtatattttttaatgGGCTCGAGTAAAACTTTGGGCCGATTTATCTCCAAAGTTTAAAATCCACTTTCTTGTTCTCCGATGTAGGACTATAAAAGCATCTCAGTTTCTAGGGTTTATCGTCTACTCCTCATTTCAGATATAACCCTAAAACCAGAACAAGCAGAATCAATCAGCCGGCAGTAATAATGGCGAAACCGAGGAAAACCAGCAGAAATCCAGATCTGGTTCGAGGAATCGGCAAGTATAGCAGATCCAAAATGTACCATAAGAGAGGTCTTTGGGCTATCAAGGCCAAAAACGGTGGCGTTTTCCCTACTCACCCACCGAAAGCTGCTGCTGATGTTCCAGTTGAGAAGCCAGCCAAATTCTACCCTGCTGATGATGTTAAGAAGCCATTGATTAACAAGCGTAAACCCAAGCCTACGAAGCTcaggtttttctttttttttttttttcattttaggaATATGTTTTAGGCTTTTTGGATTGGTAGTTAATTAGTAATTTGATTTCATGTGTATAGGGCGAGTATTACACCAGGTACAGTGTTGATTTTGTTGGCTGGAAGGTTTATGGGAAAACGCGTTGTTTTCTTGAAGCAACTTTCTTCTGGATTACTTCTTATCACTGGtgagtttctttttattttattttaatgggCTTGTAATCTAATTTTTATGTTTGGATCTATGGAATTTGATTTTGCCGCATAACTGATGGATTGTAATGCTTGATTTTGCATTATTGATGTTTTGTTGAAAATTGTTGGGAAGTTATATGGATGTAATCATGTGAATCTGGTTGGAGGTGGAGCTTAGAATGTACATTTTGCAAGTTATTTCTGATTcaaatacaaatttttattgGTACCTAAAGATGGAGGCTTGAAATGGCTATGAATGCGTGGAATTAGTATCCCGAGGAATACATGATAATGCCACGTTTATACTGAATTGAAACTGGTTTGAGATGTGACCAAGAATCTATGTTGGCTGTTTTCATTATTGTAGCACGTctcacttttgtttttatttaaagatAGGTGAAATCTCTGTAGTTTGTATGACATCTTAATTTGGGGATCATAGTGAAAAAGGCCTCATTGCCATATCttaaaagtttttgatttttcattttgCTTCTGTTGTCGTGGCTTGTcatcaaaaccatattttttcTAGTTTATGATTATGATAGGATATCTGtatattatttactttttttctgGTGAAATTGTTGGTCTAGATGGGTCAATTCACATGCAATATGTAATACTTATTATTAGTTGCTTATAGAAGAGGTGGTAGTTGATGTTTTTTGCCGTGTatcatttcaaattaattttgaattctatttACCTTGAGAAAATTGCTTTTCCGTTGGTGGAAATTGCATGTAAAGCTATAAAATTGAGATAAGGAAACTTCATTGAAGCCTCTACTAAGTGAACACAATTTTTGGCCTTGCTTTTAATTATGTACAGAATAAAACTTTGAAGTTTTTGATTACCAACATTTGTTGTTTAGAATTTCCAGTTATCCTGATAAAATGGAAGTTATTAGTTCCTTTTTGAAATGATATTTCTGCTTTGCAGCCATAATACACTTTTAAAATGTTTCTATGAGATGTTCTAGCTCTTGGATGTAGGCACGAGGCATGCTTGATTGTGTATTAAGTATTAAAATCCTGGTAAATGACTAAGATTTTGACAAATTGTCGCACTTACAGTTTCTTACCTTTGTGATTAATTGAGGCCGTAAGTTTGCGACTACGTTAAGGTCTTGAAAAAATGTGCCTTGGTATATTCCAATTTACAAACATCTATATTGCTCCAAATAGGCCCCTTCAAGATCAATGGTGTCCCTCTTAGACGAGTCAACCAAGCATATGTAATTGCTACATCTACCAGGGTTGATGTTTCTGGAGTGGATGTGTCAAACATTGATGACAAGTACTTTGCAAAGCAAGTTGaacagaagaaaaagaagggaGAAGGAGAATTTTTTGAGGCAGAGAAAGAGGTTAGTTCTTCAGTTTGTTTTATCTGCTAAATCTTAATTCATGCTTCCTTACTTTAATTGTCTCATCATGTGAAACTCAAATTTCTAAAACAGGAGAAGGAACTTCCAGCAGAGAAGAAAGAGTCGCAGAAAGCTGTCGATGCTCCTTTGACTAAGAACATTGAAGCTGTCCCCGATTTGAAGGCCTATTTGGCAGCAAGGTTTTCGTTGAAGTCAGGCATGAAACCTCATGAACTTGTGTTCTAAAGGAGTTAATTAGCGGTTTTTCCACCCTGTTGAAGCTGTTTTGGTGTCTATTTTGTTTCTAGTCATGATCTTCATATCCATGAATACTTGACTCTTATGTTAGtcttgaaattttgttagatggAGCAAATATATTCTTCTGCCATAATGCTTAATTTAAATGTGGACTTCTATTGGTTTTGCTTTGTTTATGCTTTGATTGTGTGTTGAAAGTATTAGTTTGAAACTACATATTTATATGATGTGTTTGGTTAATGTGACGTCGTGATGTGATTGTCATCCATAAGCATAGTTTTGGTCTGGTGTTGTATTTACACGAGTAAATTGCGCACACCCGACTCTATGAAGCCCTGATAGGTGGGAGCTACGACTTCTTAAAACCCTGTTTGGGGTAAGGTATAGACACATAATGTTAAATCTAGGCTAGGTATTCAACGACGCATATGCAAATTCCACCCTAGGGCTTAGCGTTCAATTGCTCCATTCTACACTGGCTTCTGCACGTCTGGGAAAGAATAGAA
This genomic interval carries:
- the LOC130825861 gene encoding 60S ribosomal protein L6-like, giving the protein MAKPRKTSRNPDLVRGIGKYSRSKMYHKRGLWAIKAKNGGVFPTHPPKAAADVPVEKPAKFYPADDVKKPLINKRKPKPTKLRASITPGTVLILLAGRFMGKRVVFLKQLSSGLLLITGPFKINGVPLRRVNQAYVIATSTRVDVSGVDVSNIDDKYFAKQVEQKKKKGEGEFFEAEKEEKELPAEKKESQKAVDAPLTKNIEAVPDLKAYLAARFSLKSGMKPHELVF